A region of Clostridium acetobutylicum ATCC 824 DNA encodes the following proteins:
- a CDS encoding glycoside hydrolase family 3 protein, which yields MNKNLKRNLAVLVSSTFLVSTTINLTSSKPIKAENARKPVYLNPNANTEARVSDLLKRMTLDEKVGQMLQGELGTSSDNAKPEDCINYTLGSVLSGGNADPTTGNDAQSWYDTVTSFVEASTQNRLHIPILYGVDAVHGNSNIIGATIFPHNIALGAIATGNLNEGKKIVRKIGSATAKEMRVTDIPWTFAPCLANPQNPTWGRTYEGFGEDINLASELGSSYIKGLQGNDINDLKKPNKAVATIKHYLGEGYTENGTNQGNVTSMTKEQVAKNLIKPYEDAVRAGARTVMPSYNSIQGVKMTASKYLLTDILKNKLKFDGFVISDYNAAQQITADENGNSVSGLKNQVKVSINAGVDMLMEPNDWKSCIGYIKELVADEKAHPGTGIPMSRINDAVSRILRVKFQSGLFEHPISNNPENNPKVMAQLGSNKHRKLAREAVSKSLVLLKNDAVGGKPILSQLKKMKKIFVAGKSANDIGNQCGGWTIDWQGKSGNTTKGTTILQGIKDSISPKQNVTFSEDGAGASGNDVAIAIIGETPYAETNGDNLNGLNLDSTDKKTLANLKASGVPTIVVLVSGRPMIVTDYIKDWAGLVEAWLPGTEGNGVSDVLFGNKDFTGRLPEKWAFYTEAYPITNSNKQYMLFDSGYGLTKNQVTPRLPITPAHP from the coding sequence ATGAATAAAAATCTAAAAAGAAATTTAGCTGTTTTGGTAAGTTCTACATTTCTTGTCTCTACAACTATAAATCTAACATCATCAAAGCCTATAAAAGCAGAGAATGCCAGAAAACCTGTTTATTTAAATCCTAATGCAAACACTGAAGCTAGAGTTTCAGATTTATTAAAACGAATGACATTAGATGAAAAAGTTGGCCAAATGCTTCAAGGAGAACTAGGAACCTCTTCTGATAACGCAAAACCAGAGGACTGTATCAATTATACTTTAGGTTCAGTATTAAGCGGCGGTAATGCAGACCCAACTACAGGAAATGATGCTCAAAGCTGGTATGACACTGTAACTAGCTTTGTTGAAGCATCAACACAAAACAGACTTCATATACCTATACTCTATGGAGTCGATGCAGTACATGGTAACAGTAACATAATTGGAGCAACCATATTTCCACACAACATTGCTCTTGGCGCTATTGCAACAGGTAATCTTAATGAGGGTAAAAAAATTGTAAGAAAAATTGGCTCTGCTACCGCAAAAGAAATGAGGGTTACTGACATTCCTTGGACCTTTGCTCCTTGCCTTGCTAATCCACAAAATCCTACTTGGGGAAGAACTTATGAAGGCTTTGGAGAAGACATAAATCTAGCCTCTGAACTTGGTAGCTCCTATATAAAGGGACTTCAAGGTAATGACATTAATGATTTAAAAAAGCCTAACAAGGCTGTTGCCACTATAAAACATTATCTTGGAGAAGGTTACACAGAAAACGGCACTAATCAAGGAAATGTGACCTCAATGACAAAGGAGCAGGTTGCTAAAAATCTTATAAAACCTTATGAAGATGCAGTAAGGGCAGGCGCAAGAACTGTTATGCCTTCTTACAACAGCATACAGGGAGTTAAAATGACTGCAAGCAAATACCTTTTAACTGATATATTAAAGAACAAACTAAAATTTGATGGTTTTGTCATTTCCGATTACAATGCAGCTCAACAAATCACCGCGGATGAAAACGGTAACAGTGTAAGTGGACTTAAAAATCAAGTTAAAGTTTCTATAAATGCTGGTGTAGATATGCTTATGGAACCTAACGATTGGAAAAGCTGTATTGGCTACATTAAAGAACTTGTTGCAGATGAAAAAGCGCATCCTGGTACTGGAATACCAATGTCTAGAATTAACGATGCTGTATCAAGAATATTGAGAGTAAAATTCCAATCAGGGTTATTCGAACATCCTATTTCTAATAACCCTGAAAATAATCCAAAGGTAATGGCACAACTAGGTTCAAACAAACATAGAAAATTAGCAAGAGAGGCTGTAAGTAAGTCTCTTGTACTGTTAAAAAATGATGCTGTAGGTGGAAAACCAATTCTTTCTCAGCTTAAGAAAATGAAAAAAATCTTTGTTGCTGGAAAAAGTGCTAACGATATAGGCAATCAGTGCGGTGGATGGACTATAGACTGGCAAGGAAAGAGTGGTAATACAACCAAAGGAACAACCATACTTCAAGGTATCAAAGATTCAATCAGTCCAAAACAAAATGTTACTTTCAGCGAGGATGGTGCTGGAGCTTCCGGAAATGATGTAGCTATAGCTATAATAGGAGAAACTCCTTATGCAGAAACTAATGGCGATAATCTTAATGGATTAAATTTAGATTCAACTGACAAAAAAACTCTTGCAAATCTAAAAGCTTCAGGTGTACCTACTATTGTTGTACTTGTATCAGGAAGACCAATGATAGTTACTGATTATATAAAGGACTGGGCAGGCTTAGTCGAGGCATGGCTTCCTGGAACAGAGGGTAATGGAGTTTCTGATGTTCTATTTGGAAATAAGGACTTCACAGGAAGGCTTCCAGAAAAATGGGCTTTTTATACAGAAGCATACCCTATAACAAATAGTAATAAACAATATATGCTATTTGATTCAGGCTACGGACTTACTAAAAATCAGGTTACACCAAGGCTTCCTATAACACCAGCACATCCATAA
- a CDS encoding RidA family protein, whose protein sequence is MREIIRTEIDKEWAHSAIVEAGDYVYISYCMKNEGQSIENQINGAFDVLSERLEKIGLTLKSVVQMDCLFRDIKDLSFLGEIIKERFEGKYPARKAYETKFIRDGIAFQVDAIAFREN, encoded by the coding sequence ATGAGAGAAATTATAAGAACAGAAATAGACAAAGAATGGGCACACTCTGCGATTGTTGAGGCAGGTGATTATGTTTATATCAGCTATTGCATGAAGAATGAGGGACAATCAATCGAAAACCAAATAAATGGTGCATTTGATGTTTTGAGTGAAAGACTTGAAAAGATAGGCTTGACATTGAAATCTGTAGTACAAATGGATTGCTTATTTAGAGATATTAAAGATTTATCGTTTTTAGGAGAAATAATTAAGGAAAGATTTGAAGGAAAATATCCAGCAAGAAAGGCATATGAAACAAAGTTTATTAGAGATGGAATTGCCTTTCAGGTTGATGCAATAGCTTTCAGAGAGAATTAA
- a CDS encoding metallophosphoesterase family protein, translating into MKKSKKLLKTLTATICTMGIICATSITVNAQYSFDVISDTHIGADSSWGACNHLTDALTCIKNSIKAAKSNPNSPLYKNYLNDQCIVVDGDIVDYASDQNYKELSDTILGCKDSNLPYVYFNIGNHEFKTQSSPNTEWNYTDALNFFNTKTNAIQSSLLSNAVGITTTGRNNSYDLQYINNKNSRLFFLGTDELPSDAPDTSTIGSSQLGWLSQAINDNSNEGKQTSKGKKPMFIFSHQPVYSTVYGSDRDDWGYINKDASYNIKNLLNGHNEIVMFTGHTHKQFDNNDPWNSGNGYALNGDSSAHIFSVPSTGEVDSNGPEGYHVTVFSDGIVVTGVKYQANGTCKTMNTYTIDF; encoded by the coding sequence ATGAAAAAAAGTAAGAAGCTATTAAAAACTTTAACTGCAACTATTTGCACTATGGGAATTATTTGTGCAACTTCTATTACCGTAAATGCCCAATATTCTTTCGACGTTATTTCTGATACTCATATAGGAGCCGATTCATCTTGGGGTGCTTGTAATCATTTAACAGATGCATTAACCTGTATAAAAAATAGTATTAAAGCTGCAAAAAGCAATCCTAATAGCCCTCTTTATAAAAATTATTTAAATGATCAGTGCATAGTAGTAGATGGCGACATAGTTGACTATGCTTCAGATCAAAATTATAAGGAGCTAAGTGATACTATACTAGGCTGTAAAGATTCTAATCTTCCCTATGTATACTTTAACATCGGCAATCATGAATTCAAAACTCAAAGTAGTCCTAATACAGAATGGAATTATACTGATGCACTTAACTTCTTTAACACCAAAACAAATGCAATTCAAAGCTCTCTACTAAGTAATGCTGTAGGCATAACAACCACAGGACGCAATAACTCATATGATTTACAATATATTAATAACAAAAATAGCAGACTCTTTTTCTTAGGTACTGACGAATTACCATCAGATGCTCCAGACACTTCCACTATCGGCAGTAGTCAATTAGGTTGGTTGAGCCAAGCTATTAATGATAATTCAAATGAAGGAAAGCAAACATCAAAAGGTAAAAAGCCTATGTTTATTTTCTCTCATCAACCCGTATATAGCACAGTTTATGGATCTGATCGTGATGATTGGGGCTATATAAACAAGGATGCTAGCTACAATATTAAAAATTTACTCAATGGTCACAATGAAATTGTAATGTTTACAGGCCATACTCACAAACAATTTGATAATAATGATCCTTGGAATTCAGGTAATGGGTATGCTCTAAATGGAGATTCATCAGCTCATATCTTCAGCGTGCCTTCAACTGGTGAAGTCGATAGCAATGGTCCTGAAGGATATCATGTTACAGTATTTAGTGATGGCATCGTAGTAACAGGCGTTAAGTATCAAGCAAATGGTACTTGTAAAACAATGAATACCTACACTATTGATTTTTAA